The following are from one region of the Cyanobium sp. ATX 6F1 genome:
- a CDS encoding amidohydrolase: MSPAATASTDLWQALALEGALAEALPQWIGLRRHLHAHPELSGEEHQSAALVAGELRQWGWRVREGVGRTGVVAELGPSHGPLAALRVDMDALPVEERTGLAYASTRQGLMHACGHDLHTTLGLGVAQLLAPHADRLQGRVRLLFQPAEEIAQGASWMVADGAMEGVDALFGVHVFPSLPVGTIGVRSGGLTAAAGELEVEVLGEGGHGARPHQSTDAIWIAAKVVSGLQEAISRKLDALHPVVVSFGRIEGGKAFNVIADHVRLLGTVRCLDPDVHAQLPGWIEETVHAICRGYGGEARVRYRCIAPPVQNDPELTDLVEEAAIERLGRARVLRLEQPSLGAEDFAMLLQDTRGTMFRLGVAGPQGCSPLHSNSFDPDEGALAVGVQVLTLSLLRWLERQR, encoded by the coding sequence ATGTCCCCCGCCGCAACGGCTTCCACTGATCTCTGGCAGGCGCTGGCTCTGGAGGGCGCCCTGGCGGAGGCTCTGCCCCAGTGGATCGGCCTGCGGCGCCACCTCCATGCCCACCCGGAGCTGAGCGGGGAGGAGCACCAGAGCGCCGCCCTGGTGGCTGGTGAGCTGCGCCAGTGGGGTTGGCGGGTGCGCGAGGGGGTGGGCCGCACCGGGGTGGTGGCGGAACTGGGCCCGTCCCATGGCCCCCTGGCGGCCCTGCGGGTCGACATGGATGCCCTGCCGGTGGAGGAGCGCACGGGGCTGGCCTATGCCTCCACCCGTCAGGGGTTGATGCACGCCTGTGGCCACGACCTGCACACCACCCTGGGCCTCGGGGTGGCCCAGCTGCTGGCGCCCCACGCGGATCGGCTGCAGGGCCGGGTAAGGCTGCTGTTCCAGCCCGCCGAGGAGATTGCCCAGGGGGCCAGCTGGATGGTGGCCGACGGGGCGATGGAGGGGGTGGACGCCCTCTTCGGGGTGCATGTGTTCCCGAGCCTGCCGGTGGGCACGATCGGCGTGCGCAGCGGCGGCCTGACGGCGGCAGCGGGCGAGTTGGAGGTGGAGGTGCTGGGGGAGGGGGGCCACGGGGCCCGGCCCCACCAGAGCACCGATGCGATCTGGATCGCCGCGAAGGTGGTGAGCGGCCTGCAGGAGGCGATCAGCCGCAAGCTGGATGCCCTCCACCCGGTGGTGGTCAGCTTCGGGCGCATCGAAGGCGGCAAGGCCTTCAACGTGATCGCCGACCACGTGCGCCTGCTGGGCACCGTGCGCTGCCTGGATCCGGATGTGCATGCCCAACTGCCGGGCTGGATCGAAGAAACCGTGCACGCCATTTGCCGCGGCTACGGCGGCGAGGCGCGGGTGCGCTATCGCTGCATCGCCCCTCCGGTGCAGAACGACCCGGAACTCACGGACCTGGTGGAGGAGGCCGCGATCGAGCGGCTGGGGCGCGCCCGGGTGTTGCGCCTGGAGCAGCCATCGTTGGGGGCAGAGGATTTCGCGATGCTGCTGCAGGACACCCGCGGCACGATGTTCCGCCTCGGGGTGGCCGGGCCCCAGGGCTGCTCGCCGCTGCACAGCAACAGCTTCGATCCCGATGAAGGCGCCCTGGCCGTGGGGGTGCAGGTGCTCACCCTCAGCCTGTTGCGCTGGCTGGAGCGGCAGCGATGA
- a CDS encoding tetratricopeptide repeat protein: MLGVPLLGPPLLALLLTVQLTLPQLFDQALAASQAGRFGEALPLWDRVLEEAPESASAWSNRGNVQLALGRPEADIADQNRAMVLEPESPDPHLNRGTAEEALQQWPEAEADYRWILERDPADASALYNLGNVRGSQGDWSAARSCFEAAAAARPGFAMARSSAALAAIQLGEQENAERQLRSLIRRYPMFADARAGLTALLWRRGASGEAESNWAAASGLDPRYGQPEWLLAQRRWPPEPVHALEDFLALTR; encoded by the coding sequence ATGCTCGGGGTGCCACTGCTGGGGCCACCGCTGCTGGCCCTGCTGCTCACGGTGCAACTGACCCTGCCCCAGCTGTTCGATCAGGCGCTGGCCGCCAGCCAGGCGGGGCGCTTCGGTGAGGCCCTGCCCCTGTGGGATCGGGTGCTGGAGGAGGCGCCTGAATCGGCCTCGGCCTGGAGCAACCGCGGCAACGTGCAGCTGGCCCTGGGCCGGCCGGAGGCGGACATCGCCGACCAGAACCGGGCCATGGTCCTGGAGCCGGAGAGCCCCGATCCTCACCTCAACCGCGGCACCGCCGAGGAGGCGCTGCAGCAATGGCCGGAGGCGGAGGCGGATTACCGCTGGATCCTCGAGCGCGACCCCGCCGATGCCTCCGCCCTCTACAACCTGGGCAACGTGCGCGGCTCCCAGGGGGATTGGAGCGCAGCCCGCTCCTGCTTCGAGGCCGCCGCCGCGGCCCGTCCCGGCTTCGCCATGGCCCGTTCCAGCGCCGCCCTGGCCGCGATTCAACTGGGCGAGCAGGAGAACGCCGAGCGGCAGCTGCGCTCGTTGATCCGCCGTTACCCGATGTTCGCCGATGCCCGCGCCGGCCTCACCGCCCTGCTGTGGCGCCGGGGAGCCAGCGGTGAGGCCGAAAGCAACTGGGCGGCGGCCTCCGGCCTTGATCCCCGTTACGGCCAGCCAGAATGGTTGCTGGCGCAGCGGCGTTGGCCGCCGGAGCCCGTTCACGCCCTCGAGGATTTCCTCGCCCTCACCCGCTGA
- the ruvB gene encoding Holliday junction branch migration DNA helicase RuvB: MAIVSSGAGRGADAAGRSKRKPAASAGDSLGSRPRLVDPESLAEESAPDAPVLREDTLRPRRLADYIGQRELKQVLGIAIEATRHRGEALDHVLLYGPPGLGKTTMALVLAEELGVRCRITSAPALERPRDIVGLLVNLQPHELLFIDEIHRLNRVAEELLYPAMEDFRLDLTVGMGASARTRSLPIAPFTLVGATTRAGSLSSPLRDRFGLVQRLEFYDLPDLQAIVERAAGLLKLHLEPLAALEVARRCRGTPRIANRLLRRVRDVASVGGHGTISAELVGEALSLHRVDERGLDASDRRLMVLLLEGYGGGPVGIDTLAAGLGEDPATLEAVVEPFLLQLGFLQRTPRGRVVTAKGREHLGWPEAA; this comes from the coding sequence ATGGCGATCGTTTCCTCAGGGGCCGGACGGGGCGCTGACGCCGCCGGGCGCTCCAAGCGCAAGCCGGCGGCGTCGGCGGGGGACTCGCTGGGGTCCCGGCCGCGGCTGGTGGATCCCGAAAGCCTGGCGGAGGAGAGCGCCCCCGACGCCCCTGTGCTGCGTGAAGACACCCTGCGCCCCCGTCGCCTGGCGGACTACATCGGCCAGCGGGAGCTCAAGCAGGTGCTGGGCATCGCCATCGAGGCCACCCGCCACCGGGGCGAGGCGCTCGATCACGTGCTGCTCTACGGCCCCCCCGGCCTCGGCAAGACCACCATGGCCCTGGTACTGGCCGAGGAGCTCGGGGTGCGCTGCCGCATCACCAGCGCGCCGGCCCTGGAGCGCCCCCGCGACATCGTCGGTCTGCTGGTGAACCTGCAGCCCCACGAGCTGCTGTTCATCGACGAGATCCACCGGCTCAACCGGGTGGCCGAGGAACTGCTGTATCCGGCGATGGAGGATTTCAGGCTCGATCTCACCGTGGGCATGGGCGCTTCGGCGCGCACCCGCAGCCTGCCGATCGCCCCCTTCACCCTGGTGGGCGCCACCACCCGCGCCGGTTCGCTCAGTTCACCCCTGCGCGATCGCTTCGGGCTGGTGCAGCGGCTGGAGTTCTACGACCTGCCCGACCTCCAGGCGATCGTGGAACGGGCGGCGGGCCTGCTGAAGCTGCATCTGGAGCCCTTGGCGGCCCTGGAGGTGGCCCGGCGCTGCCGCGGCACGCCCCGGATCGCCAACAGGCTGCTGCGCCGCGTACGCGATGTGGCCAGCGTGGGTGGCCACGGCACCATCAGCGCCGAGCTGGTGGGCGAGGCCCTCAGCCTGCACCGGGTGGATGAACGGGGCCTCGACGCCAGCGATCGCCGTTTGATGGTGTTGCTGTTGGAGGGTTATGGCGGTGGCCCCGTCGGCATCGACACCCTGGCGGCGGGCCTGGGCGAGGACCCCGCCACCCTGGAGGCGGTGGTGGAGCCGTTCCTGCTGCAACTGGGCTTTCTGCAGCGCACCCCCCGCGGCCGGGTGGTGACCGCCAAGGGCCGGGAGCACCTGGGCTGGCCGGAGGCGGCCTGA
- the smpB gene encoding SsrA-binding protein SmpB produces the protein MAKGGGKKTAKSARDAANKLLADNRFARHQYEILDTLETGVELLGTEVKSIRAGKANLRDGFCLIRNGELQLHNVHISPHSHAGAYFNHEPLRVRKLLAHRREIDKFRVALDQKGLTLVPLNLHLKGSWIKLTIGLAKGRKLHDKRQDEKRKQDAKETRAAIARI, from the coding sequence ATGGCGAAGGGCGGAGGCAAGAAAACCGCCAAGTCCGCACGGGACGCCGCCAACAAGCTGCTGGCGGACAACCGCTTCGCCCGCCACCAGTACGAGATCCTCGACACGCTCGAAACCGGCGTGGAGCTGCTGGGCACGGAGGTGAAATCGATCCGCGCCGGCAAGGCCAACCTGCGGGATGGCTTCTGCCTGATCAGGAACGGCGAACTGCAGCTGCACAACGTGCATATCTCCCCCCACAGCCACGCCGGCGCCTACTTCAACCACGAGCCGCTGCGGGTGCGCAAACTGCTGGCCCACCGACGTGAGATCGACAAGTTCCGCGTCGCCCTCGATCAGAAGGGGCTCACCCTGGTGCCGCTCAACCTCCACCTCAAGGGCTCCTGGATCAAGCTCACCATTGGCCTGGCCAAGGGGCGCAAGCTCCACGACAAGCGCCAGGATGAAAAACGCAAGCAGGACGCCAAGGAGACCCGCGCCGCGATCGCCCGGATCTGA